TTCATTTTTCATATACTCAGGCAAAGCTTGAATCATCTTGCCATAGGTTGATACAACGAGTATTTCGTCTTCCTTTAAATCAACAGACTCTTGCCCCGTCAGATTGATAATTGCATTATAATCCGATATTTTTAGTGCAGATACCGGACCATACATGTAATTTTCCTGTATAGCAATCTTTTCCTCGTCGCTTAAATACTGTGCTAACAGATCCTCAATCGTTAAATCAAGAAGATATTCATCAAAGAAGGCATGTTTTTCATATGCTTCAAATGTAAAGTCTATATTGTTTAAGTAAGCTTCAATATCATTTACCGCAGGATCCTCTTCCTCTTGATTAACAACAAGAAATGCCGAAGCATCAAAAGGAGTTGTATTTGCTGTATTTTTATCAATCGTTCCTTTTAAATCAAACGCGGTAAAGATGAGTGAAATAGTTAAAAAAAGCATTAGACTGATAATTGTCATCGAAAGAAAGTTCGTGTTGACCTTATTGTTTATTTGTCTTAAGACAAAAATATTTATATTTTTAAAATAGAACCCCTTATTCTTTTGCGCAATTTGTATAAAGAAGCTCGATAGGCTGAAAAAGAATAGGAGCGTTCCAAAGACCCCCATTAAGATCGTAATTATCAGATCCGTATCTTCAGCATTTAAGCCTGTCTCTAGGATTCTCATATATGCGAATATCAGAAATGCTACTGATAAAATAAAGGTTAGCACTGATACGAAAGGATTTTTCAGTTTTACTTCTTCATTACGTTTTGAAGCATTTAACATATCGATCAGTTTGTATTTGGAAATCGTAAACTGGTTGAAAATCATGACAAGTAAATAGATGATGCCAAAGTAGACAATCGATTTCATCATGGCGCCAAATGAAAAAACAAACTTATATTTATCAAGATCCATAGACAGGATGTTTGCCGTCAGCACTGACAGACCCTGCGATACAATAATCCCAAGTCCAATACCTACGATTAAAGAGACTACACCGATTAGGAGAGTTTCGACAATTAAAATTCTCGAGATTTTCCCTTTTGACATACCTAATGTCATGTATAAGCCAAGTTCTCTTTTCCGCTTTTTAATCAAAAAGTTATTGGCGTATACAATCAAACCTCCAAGAATAACTGATACAAACACTGATGTTCCAGACATAAGCAATTCCAATGATTCACGAAAAATCGTATTCTTATTCATTTCCTGGATAGCATATTGCGAGTCAAGAGAGTTGAAACTGTAAAATATACACACTCCCAGAGTTAATGTCAGAAAATAGATTGAATAATCCTTAAAGCTTCTTTTAACATTGTTGATTGCGATTTTAGAGAACATTGCTAACATCGCCTCCAAGTAAAGTCACTACTTCAATGATTTTATTAAAGAATTCCTTTCTCGTATCATTTCCGCGCACGAGCTCATTAAAGATCCGACCATCTTTTATAAACAAGATCCTATTGGCATAACTTGCCGTAAACGAGTCATGGGTAACCATCAAAATTGTTGACTGGTATTCTTTATTCAGCTTTTCAAAGGAATCCAACAATAATCGTGATGATTTTGAGTCAAGTGCACCCGTTGGTTCATCGGCTAAAATGAGGGAAGGCTCAGTTACAATCGCTCTTGCACAAGCGACTCTTTGCTTTTGGCCTCCCGATAATTGAAATGGAAATTTGCTAAGGATGCCCGAAATATCAAGCTTTTCCGCAACGGCTTTAATGAGTTGATCGATTTCCATTGCTTCTCTTTTTTGAATCGTCAAAGCCAAAGCAATGTTTTCATAAGCTGTCAGAGTATCCAGCAGATTAAAATCCTGAAAGATAAAACCTAACTCGTCCCGTCTGAATGCTTCAAGCCCTTTCTTCTTTAAAGTTGTAATATCCTGATTATTGATAATTATTTTGCCAGTTGTAACATGATCAATTGTCGAAATACAATTCAGGAGCGTTGTCTTTCCGCTCCCTGAAGGACCCATAATTCCTAAAAATTCACCTTCATTTACTTTAAAGCTGATATTATCTATTGCTTTTGTAATATTACCTTTGTTTCCGTAGTATTTTTCAATTTTTTCTACACTTAATATCGGTTGCATGCTTTTCCTCCAAGATACATCTATTTTTTCACATCAAATTCGGCTTTTGTTTCCATAATTTTTTTCCCTTTTACATATATCGTGACACCGTAATGCCCTTCTTCAAGACCTTCCGGAACGGATAGCTCGGCAGTGAAATATTTCGCATCGTTCACAAGTACTTCCTCTTCCACTAAAAATCGATTCTCTTGTTTTATTTCGCCTTTATACCAAACCACTTCGGCTTCATTGGTCCAGAATCGGTTTCTCTTTGCGGAAAAATAAACTGTATCCCCTTGTGTAAATATATTCGTTATATCAGAAGGTTTGCCCTTTTCATCAATCGCTTTTGACGTGACACCTTCTACAATTTTTGGTTCTGTTGCATATTCATACACCAGGAAAATTCCAAGACCTAACAGAAAGATTCCTAATATTATTGGAATTGCTTTTTTCATTTTTTATTCCCCCTAATTGATTTCTAACTGTATCTTATCAATAGCTATCGGGAAGACATATTGCTTTATATTTTATTAAAGTGACATTTTTGCAAGATAAAAAAACGGACTTATAGCAATTGTAATGTACAATCGCTATAAATCCGCTATTCTAAAGTTGAATTACTGCATGAAGACTACACTGCCTAAAGGGAAAATAATACTCACCTTTGTTCCTTCGCCAATTTTTGAAGTGATGGTAAGACCTAGACCAAGCTGATCTGCAAGTTTTTTACATAAATAAAGACCGATACCGGTAGACTTTCCGAATTTTCGTCCATTTTCCCCGGTAAACCCCTTTTCAAAAACCCGATGTATATCCTTTTCTGTTATCCCTATCCCGTTATCCTCAATCGTAAGGACAATATTATTTTCATTCTGGACCGTATGGATGATTACCTTTCCATCACGCTCACGTATATACTTAATTGCATTCCCGATCAGCTGATTTAAGATAAACTCCAGCCATTTTGCATCACTGAAAACGGTCCCTTCAACTTTTTCAAGATCAATCGAAATCCCTTTACTAATAAAGTCCCTTGAATTTCTCTTTATAACACTTCTTACAAGACCTGCTAAAGACACCTCTTTTATGAGGTAATCCTTGCTCACATTGTTACTTCTTGAATAATAGAGAACCTGCTCAATATATTCTTCAATCTTCTTTACTTCCTCTTTAATATTTCGGGTAACGTTACTATGATTATTTTCAATAATCAGCCGTGTTGAGGCAATGGGTGTTTTAATTTCATGAATCCATGTTTCAATATATTCCCTATACTCATTTTCCCGGTCCCGATAACTCTTTACATGCTCATGCATATCTTTGTTTGCCTGACGCAATACCTCATACAATGCCTTACCTTCCACAGTTTCAGGTTCTTTCATTACTTCCGGCAGCAAATATTTCTGATCTAAATTTTCCGTAATGCTAGTTATTTCGTTATAAAATGTTTTCTGCTTAAAATATTCGATCAGTACATATATGATGAGAGGGAAAAACCAAATACAGAAAATAAGAAAAACAATTTGGATATTCACCCCGACAAGTATCATAATCCCGCTAATAATGATAAATAAGATGAAATTAATGAGCAGGAAAACGGTTCTGTCTTTAACATATTCTTTTAGTGTCATGGAAGTATATATCCTAACCCGCGTCTCGTTTCAATATTTTTCTCCATACCTAACGCTTCCAGTTTTTTTCTTAATCTCGTAACATTGACCGATAAGTTATTATCATCTACAAAGACATCTGCGTTCCACATAAAATCCATGAGATCGTCCCTTGATACGATTTTTCCTTTGTTTTTATAAAGGCAGGAAAGTATTTTAATTTCATTTTTAGTGAGCTCTGCCTTCTCCCCTTTATATGTAACAGAACCGTTGGATAAATTGAGCTTTAAATCATTATAGACAACAGTATCCCGCATGCTCGACCCCTGGACTCTTCTTAAAATGGTTTCAATTCTCGCCAAAAGAATTTGAGTGTTATAAGGCTTTGTGACAAAATCATCCGCGCCTAAATTCATACTCATCAGTTCGTCCATCTCGTTATCCCTGCTCGTCACGACAATGATCGGCACATCCGATTGTTTCCTTATTTCTCTACAAATATAGTAACCATCAAAAATGGGTAAATTGATATCCAG
This window of the Solibacillus isronensis genome carries:
- a CDS encoding ABC transporter ATP-binding protein, which gives rise to MQPILSVEKIEKYYGNKGNITKAIDNISFKVNEGEFLGIMGPSGSGKTTLLNCISTIDHVTTGKIIINNQDITTLKKKGLEAFRRDELGFIFQDFNLLDTLTAYENIALALTIQKREAMEIDQLIKAVAEKLDISGILSKFPFQLSGGQKQRVACARAIVTEPSLILADEPTGALDSKSSRLLLDSFEKLNKEYQSTILMVTHDSFTASYANRILFIKDGRIFNELVRGNDTRKEFFNKIIEVVTLLGGDVSNVL
- a CDS encoding sensor histidine kinase, producing MTLKEYVKDRTVFLLINFILFIIISGIMILVGVNIQIVFLIFCIWFFPLIIYVLIEYFKQKTFYNEITSITENLDQKYLLPEVMKEPETVEGKALYEVLRQANKDMHEHVKSYRDRENEYREYIETWIHEIKTPIASTRLIIENNHSNVTRNIKEEVKKIEEYIEQVLYYSRSNNVSKDYLIKEVSLAGLVRSVIKRNSRDFISKGISIDLEKVEGTVFSDAKWLEFILNQLIGNAIKYIRERDGKVIIHTVQNENNIVLTIEDNGIGITEKDIHRVFEKGFTGENGRKFGKSTGIGLYLCKKLADQLGLGLTITSKIGEGTKVSIIFPLGSVVFMQ
- a CDS encoding FtsX-like permease family protein; this translates as MSGTSVFVSVILGGLIVYANNFLIKKRKRELGLYMTLGMSKGKISRILIVETLLIGVVSLIVGIGLGIIVSQGLSVLTANILSMDLDKYKFVFSFGAMMKSIVYFGIIYLLVMIFNQFTISKYKLIDMLNASKRNEEVKLKNPFVSVLTFILSVAFLIFAYMRILETGLNAEDTDLIITILMGVFGTLLFFFSLSSFFIQIAQKNKGFYFKNINIFVLRQINNKVNTNFLSMTIISLMLFLTISLIFTAFDLKGTIDKNTANTTPFDASAFLVVNQEEEDPAVNDIEAYLNNIDFTFEAYEKHAFFDEYLLDLTIEDLLAQYLSDEEKIAIQENYMYGPVSALKISDYNAIINLTGQESVDLKEDEILVVSTYGKMIQALPEYMKNEENIIIEDKAYKIKNDAPIEENIKINRGSNFFYLIIPDNFTGNLQLEYTSFNVIYEDRYIEKSEEKFTTLFNDLDENKYRSINPGLVIGSTENQIKEQEKGSAALFIFLGLFLGLIFIISSAAVMALQQLSDASDSLERYKSLKKIGVTDKMINGAILKQCLIYFLLPLGLAVIHSIVGIKAVSGMFHFNYESVLISSIILVIIYGGYFYATYVGVKNIVKGSN
- a CDS encoding response regulator transcription factor, with product MSKIVIIEDTETIREELKTFLITYGFDAVAPTNFENIIQETLNEAPDLILLDINLPIFDGYYICREIRKQSDVPIIVVTSRDNEMDELMSMNLGADDFVTKPYNTQILLARIETILRRVQGSSMRDTVVYNDLKLNLSNGSVTYKGEKAELTKNEIKILSCLYKNKGKIVSRDDLMDFMWNADVFVDDNNLSVNVTRLRKKLEALGMEKNIETRRGLGYILP